One window of the Populus nigra chromosome 4, ddPopNigr1.1, whole genome shotgun sequence genome contains the following:
- the LOC133690909 gene encoding glycine-rich protein 2-like yields MAETKRSTGTVKWFSAQKGFGFIAPDDGGEDLFVHQTSIQSDGFRTLSDGQPVEFSVGSGEDGRAKAADVVGVSRSRRPPRGGRGGGGGRGYYSGRGRGGGYERGGHSRGRGYGGGSSGGACFNCGRYGHLARDCYEGGDDGGRYGGGGGRRYSGGGGGRGGGGGGGCYNCGEEGHFARDCPNAGNK; encoded by the coding sequence ATGGCAGAGACCAAGAGATCCACTGGCACTGTCAAGTGGTTCAGCGCACAGAAAGGTTTTGGCTTCATTGCTCCCGATGACGGCGGAGAGGATCTGTTCGTCCACCAGACCTCGATCCAATCAGACGGCTTTCGTACCCTCTCCGACGGACAGCCCGTGGAGTTCTCTGTCGGTTCAGGAGAGGACGGCCGCGCCAAGGCCGCTGATGTCGTGGGAGTCTCCCGATCTCGCCGTCCTCCTCGTGGCGGCCGCGGTGGAGGTGGCGGAAGAGGGTACTACAGCGGAAGGGGACGAGGCGGCGGTTATGAGAGAGGCGGCCACTCAAGGGGTAGGGGATATGGCGGCGGAAGTAGCGGTGGTGCTTGTTTTAATTGTGGACGGTACGGTCATTTAGCAAGGGATTGTTATGAAGGTGGCGATGATGGTGGGAGATACGGTGGCGGTGGAGGCAGGAGATATTCTGGCGGAGGTGGAGGtagaggtggaggtggaggtggaggatgCTATAATTGTGGAGAGGAAGGGCATTTTGCGAGAGACTGTCCTAATGCTGGTAACAAGTGA